A single window of Granulicella sibirica DNA harbors:
- a CDS encoding type II toxin-antitoxin system VapC family toxin, whose amino-acid sequence MRRIYWDTMIHVYWFENNDALGDRVQHILDVMLQRSDILCSSLFTLSELIVGPTKTIEPGEVETIEEYFESDLITLLPYTRQAVRTFAELRAHHGVKPLDALHLAIAANNSVDLFLTHDKRLQRLRMPGLPFIASLETDLF is encoded by the coding sequence GTGAGACGTATTTACTGGGATACGATGATCCACGTTTACTGGTTCGAGAATAACGATGCGCTTGGCGATCGGGTGCAGCACATTCTCGATGTCATGCTGCAAAGGAGTGACATCCTTTGCAGCAGTCTCTTCACTCTCAGCGAACTTATCGTCGGGCCGACAAAGACCATAGAACCGGGTGAAGTTGAGACAATCGAAGAATACTTCGAATCCGATCTGATCACGCTTCTGCCTTATACGCGGCAGGCGGTCCGAACTTTTGCTGAACTGCGCGCCCATCACGGAGTCAAGCCTCTGGATGCGCTTCATCTGGCGATAGCCGCGAACAACAGCGTCGACCTATTCCTGACTCACGATAAGAGGCTTCAGAGGCTTCGCATGCCCGGGCTTCCGTTCATCGCGAGCCTTGAGACCGACCTCTTCTAA
- the rho gene encoding transcription termination factor Rho: MTISELKEHNIAELGKLARGLDIAGTSGLRKQDLIFKILQAQSEKEGHIFAEGVLEILPDGYGFLRSPDYNYLPGPDDIYVSPSQIRKFDLKTGDTISGNVRPPHEGEKYFALVKIEAINFESPEETRNKILFDNLTPLYAQERVKMETVREHISGRVMDLLTPVGKGQRGLIVAPPRTGKTMLLQSIANSITSNHPEVVLIVLLIDERPEEVTDMQRSVKGEVISSTFDEPAARHVQVAEMVIEKAKRLVEHKRDVVILLDSITRLARAYNTIVPPSGKVLSGGVDSNALQRPKRFFGAARNIEEGGSLTIIATALVDTGSRMDEVIFEEFKGTGNMEVILDRKLVDKRVFPAIDIQRSGTRKEELLIPKEDLQRTWILRKVLNPLSPVEAMELLTDKLGKTRNNQEFLHNMSSL; the protein is encoded by the coding sequence ATGACAATTTCTGAGTTGAAAGAACACAACATTGCCGAATTGGGCAAGCTCGCGCGCGGCCTCGATATCGCCGGTACCAGCGGACTCCGCAAGCAGGACCTTATCTTCAAGATTCTGCAGGCGCAGAGCGAAAAAGAGGGGCACATCTTCGCCGAAGGCGTCCTCGAGATCCTCCCCGACGGCTACGGCTTCCTCCGTTCGCCCGATTACAACTACCTGCCCGGCCCCGATGACATCTACGTCTCCCCATCGCAGATTCGCAAATTCGACCTCAAGACCGGCGACACCATCAGCGGCAACGTCCGCCCGCCGCACGAAGGTGAGAAGTACTTCGCCCTCGTCAAGATCGAGGCGATCAACTTCGAGAGCCCCGAGGAGACCCGCAACAAGATTCTCTTCGACAACCTGACGCCGCTCTACGCGCAGGAACGCGTGAAGATGGAGACAGTCCGCGAGCACATCTCCGGACGCGTCATGGACCTGCTGACTCCCGTAGGCAAGGGCCAGCGCGGCCTCATCGTCGCTCCGCCGCGCACCGGCAAGACGATGCTCCTCCAATCCATCGCCAACTCCATCACCTCGAACCACCCCGAAGTCGTCCTGATCGTCCTGCTCATCGACGAGCGTCCAGAAGAAGTCACCGACATGCAGCGCTCGGTCAAAGGCGAAGTCATCTCCTCCACCTTCGACGAGCCCGCCGCGCGCCACGTTCAGGTCGCCGAGATGGTCATCGAGAAGGCCAAGCGCCTCGTCGAGCACAAGCGCGACGTCGTCATCCTCCTCGACTCCATCACCCGTCTCGCCCGCGCCTACAACACCATCGTCCCGCCGTCGGGCAAGGTGCTCTCAGGCGGTGTGGACTCGAACGCCCTGCAACGCCCGAAGCGCTTCTTCGGCGCGGCCCGCAACATCGAGGAAGGCGGCTCGCTCACCATCATCGCCACCGCCCTCGTCGACACCGGCTCCCGCATGGACGAGGTCATCTTCGAAGAGTTCAAGGGTACCGGCAACATGGAAGTCATCCTCGACCGCAAGCTCGTCGACAAGCGTGTCTTCCCGGCGATCGACATCCAGCGCTCCGGAACGCGTAAGGAAGAGCTCCTCATCCCGAAGGAAGACCTCCAGCGCACTTGGATCCTCCGCAAGGTGCTCAACCCGTTGAGCCCGGTCGAGGCGATGGAGCTTCTCACCGACAAGCTCGGCAAGACCCGCAACAACCAGGAGTTCCTGCACAACATGAGCTCGCTGTAA
- a CDS encoding DNA-directed RNA polymerase subunit omega has protein sequence MRSDLIFGALTHVTNRYELCQLASKATRKLHKPNTRLQDTTNEVLDRFKDTIPMDDANEPVEKITAIGSQERRAA, from the coding sequence ATGCGCTCGGATTTGATTTTTGGAGCTTTGACTCACGTAACAAACCGCTACGAGCTATGTCAGCTTGCGTCGAAGGCGACGAGGAAGCTGCACAAGCCGAACACCCGGCTTCAGGACACCACGAATGAGGTTCTGGACCGTTTCAAAGACACGATTCCCATGGACGACGCCAACGAGCCCGTTGAGAAGATCACTGCTATTGGTTCACAGGAACGCCGCGCAGCTTAA
- a CDS encoding YifB family Mg chelatase-like AAA ATPase encodes MSLFKVRSAAVYGIDASIIEVEIDFANVTLGEEQFHTVGLPDAAVRESRDRVRAAIKNSGFGLPPTRITINLAPADLKKEGSGFDLPIAIGILGAYGGLNIKDMSDFLLVGELGLDGGLRAVQGMLPIAVAAKARGIRNLIVPESNAKEAAVVEGVDVYPVKTLTEVRELLNAAAFGAITAVPLKVEATDLLNEMQHFPADFKDVRGQGVAKRALEVAAAGGHNILMIGPPGSGKTMLAKRLPSILAPLRFEEALETTKIHSVAGVLNAEDGLVAHRPFRSPHHTISDAGLIGGGVMPRPGEVSLAHNGLLFLDELPEFPRNVLEVLRQPLEDGMVTITRAAMSLSFPARFMLAAAMNPCPCGYFNDKSRECMCTPPMIQRYVSKVSGPLLDRIDIHIEVPAVQYKELRGGSASEGSSEIRARVLAARERQHERFGATAERTKGSAKAVSRKVFSNSQMSTQQIRVFCELSSDAERLLERAMQQQGLSARAHDRILKVSRTIADLEGVQDIAVKHIAEAIQYRTLDRSYWS; translated from the coding sequence ATGTCTCTCTTCAAAGTACGCAGTGCGGCGGTCTATGGGATCGACGCAAGCATCATCGAGGTCGAGATCGACTTCGCGAACGTCACCCTTGGCGAAGAGCAGTTCCACACGGTCGGATTACCGGATGCGGCGGTCCGGGAGAGTCGGGACCGTGTGCGCGCGGCCATCAAGAACTCCGGCTTCGGTCTGCCTCCCACCCGCATCACCATCAACCTCGCTCCGGCTGACCTCAAGAAGGAAGGCTCGGGCTTCGACCTTCCCATCGCCATCGGCATTCTCGGCGCGTATGGCGGCCTCAACATCAAGGACATGAGCGACTTCCTCCTGGTCGGAGAACTTGGTCTCGACGGAGGCCTGCGGGCCGTGCAGGGAATGCTTCCCATCGCGGTGGCTGCGAAGGCCAGGGGCATTCGCAACCTCATCGTTCCCGAGAGCAATGCGAAAGAGGCGGCTGTAGTCGAAGGCGTGGATGTGTACCCCGTCAAGACGCTCACCGAAGTCCGCGAACTGCTGAACGCGGCGGCGTTCGGAGCGATCACCGCCGTGCCGCTCAAGGTGGAAGCGACCGACCTGCTGAACGAGATGCAACACTTCCCGGCGGACTTCAAGGACGTACGCGGGCAGGGCGTCGCCAAACGCGCCTTGGAGGTCGCGGCGGCGGGCGGACACAACATCCTGATGATCGGGCCGCCGGGTTCCGGAAAGACGATGCTGGCGAAGCGCCTGCCTTCGATTCTCGCGCCGTTGCGGTTTGAGGAGGCGCTCGAGACGACAAAGATCCACTCGGTAGCGGGTGTGCTGAACGCTGAGGACGGCCTCGTGGCGCACCGGCCTTTCCGTTCGCCACACCACACCATCTCCGACGCGGGGCTGATCGGCGGTGGCGTGATGCCGCGTCCCGGCGAGGTATCGCTCGCACACAACGGTCTGCTCTTTCTCGACGAACTGCCGGAGTTTCCTCGCAACGTCCTTGAGGTTCTGCGGCAGCCGTTGGAGGACGGCATGGTGACCATCACGCGCGCGGCCATGAGCCTCAGCTTTCCCGCGCGCTTCATGCTCGCAGCGGCGATGAACCCGTGTCCTTGCGGCTACTTCAACGATAAGAGCCGCGAGTGCATGTGTACGCCGCCGATGATTCAGCGATATGTCTCGAAGGTCAGTGGACCTCTGCTTGACCGCATCGACATCCACATCGAGGTGCCTGCAGTGCAATATAAGGAACTGCGGGGCGGCTCGGCCAGCGAGGGCTCTTCCGAGATCCGGGCGCGTGTCCTTGCAGCCCGGGAGCGCCAGCATGAGCGCTTTGGCGCGACGGCGGAGCGGACGAAGGGAAGCGCCAAAGCAGTCTCGCGGAAAGTCTTTTCAAACTCCCAGATGTCCACTCAGCAGATTCGCGTCTTCTGCGAGCTGTCCTCGGACGCCGAGAGGCTGCTTGAACGGGCAATGCAGCAACAGGGCCTGAGCGCCCGCGCCCACGACCGCATCCTCAAGGTCTCCCGCACCATCGCAGACCTCGAAGGGGTGCAGGATATCGCGGTCAAACACATCGCGGAGGCGATCCAATACCGGACACTTGATCGAAGTTATTGGTCTTGA
- a CDS encoding HEAT repeat domain-containing protein — protein sequence MQVFPRSLRLVAFAAVLLAATSGHRAFAQNNDVSSQETDTPPGPFDPGHSSVADDKQQAWLILTDAYNDKHSLVRVQALAALGNVGDDRAAKMISDELNDTDIDVRTGAVLACGEGRQLLLIGRLHDMLDDKEPEVAFAAATTLWKMKDHSGEDILMAVANGDRPANATFVNGTMHTMNKDFHNPSTLTRMGALQGASFLLGPFGFGITAYEAMRKSGGSSARVVAIEQLAQERTGPVRAQLLSALGDKDPGVRASAAKALGDYHEPDVATALANLFIDSKPPVRYTAAAAYLHSTGAAPAPATPPAVAKPASKKR from the coding sequence ATGCAAGTGTTTCCCCGCTCCCTCCGCCTCGTCGCTTTCGCCGCCGTGCTCCTTGCCGCCACCTCGGGTCACCGGGCCTTCGCACAGAACAACGACGTCTCGTCCCAGGAGACCGATACGCCCCCCGGTCCGTTTGATCCAGGTCATAGTTCCGTTGCGGACGACAAGCAGCAGGCGTGGCTCATCCTCACCGATGCGTACAACGACAAGCACTCGCTGGTGCGCGTGCAGGCTTTGGCCGCGCTCGGCAATGTCGGGGACGACCGCGCCGCCAAGATGATCTCCGATGAGTTGAACGACACCGATATCGATGTGCGCACGGGCGCCGTGCTCGCCTGCGGCGAGGGACGCCAGCTTTTGCTCATCGGCAGGCTGCACGACATGCTCGACGACAAGGAGCCCGAGGTGGCGTTCGCCGCGGCAACGACCCTCTGGAAAATGAAGGACCACTCCGGTGAGGACATCCTGATGGCCGTCGCGAATGGCGACCGGCCTGCAAATGCGACGTTTGTGAACGGGACGATGCACACGATGAACAAGGACTTCCATAACCCGTCGACGCTCACCCGCATGGGCGCGCTGCAGGGAGCCAGCTTTCTGCTCGGTCCCTTCGGCTTTGGCATCACCGCGTACGAGGCGATGCGCAAGAGCGGAGGAAGCTCGGCGCGCGTGGTCGCGATCGAGCAACTCGCGCAGGAACGCACCGGCCCGGTGCGGGCACAGTTGCTGAGCGCGCTTGGCGATAAGGATCCCGGGGTACGGGCCTCAGCCGCGAAGGCGCTCGGTGATTACCACGAGCCTGATGTCGCTACGGCGCTGGCTAATCTGTTCATCGATTCGAAGCCACCGGTTCGGTATACCGCCGCGGCAGCCTATCTGCATTCGACCGGCGCGGCTCCGGCTCCGGCAACTCCACCTGCCGTAGCGAAGCCCGCCTCGAAGAAGCGCTGA
- a CDS encoding L-serine ammonia-lyase: protein MNTSLFELFKIGIGPSSSHTVGPMRAALRFVRELDEAGQLDATARLRADLYGSLALTGIGHATDRAVLLGLLGEAPDTVDPALVEQHLAGIRAADSLALLGRHPIPFNEPQHLLFHRDQMFPDPGVPTHPNGIRFAAFDAAGARLREDVFFSVGGGFILSRAEFHPEKVATSSRTVPYPFSSAAELLHIASAEGLTIANLLLANEVALLESDAAINRPPPHPEAFNGTAEDRIRASILSLWRVMQQCTERGIATQGILPGGLNVRRRAHRLAERLNNPQAPDPLAAIDWVTLYAMAVNEENAAGGRVVTAPTNGAAGVIPSIAHYYMRFIEGPGQSTQEEKQDGLIRFFLTAAAIGILYKENASISGAEVGCQGEVGVACSMAAGGLVAALNGTNEQVEHAAEIGMEHNLGMTCDPIGGLVQIPCIERNGMGAVKAINAARMAMHETEGHKLSLDQVIATMYQTGLDMQSRYKETSLAGLALNIIEC, encoded by the coding sequence GTGAACACAAGCCTCTTCGAGCTCTTCAAGATCGGCATCGGCCCCTCCAGCTCGCACACAGTGGGGCCGATGCGCGCCGCGCTAAGGTTTGTGCGAGAGCTGGATGAGGCTGGACAGCTTGATGCGACAGCGAGGCTGCGCGCCGATCTCTACGGATCGCTTGCGCTGACCGGCATCGGCCACGCGACCGACCGCGCGGTTCTGCTTGGGCTTCTCGGCGAGGCTCCCGATACCGTCGATCCTGCGCTCGTGGAGCAGCATCTTGCCGGCATCCGCGCTGCGGATTCTCTTGCCCTGCTTGGGCGTCATCCGATTCCCTTCAACGAGCCGCAGCATCTTCTCTTTCATCGCGACCAGATGTTCCCGGATCCAGGAGTGCCGACGCATCCAAACGGTATACGTTTCGCGGCGTTTGACGCAGCCGGTGCGCGGCTGCGCGAGGATGTCTTCTTCTCCGTCGGGGGCGGCTTCATTCTCTCGCGGGCGGAGTTTCATCCGGAGAAGGTCGCCACCAGCTCGCGCACCGTGCCCTACCCGTTTTCAAGCGCAGCGGAGTTGCTGCACATAGCCTCGGCCGAAGGGCTGACGATCGCGAATCTCCTGCTCGCCAATGAAGTGGCGCTGCTGGAGTCGGACGCTGCGATCAACCGGCCTCCGCCTCACCCCGAAGCATTCAACGGGACGGCCGAGGACCGAATTCGAGCGAGCATCCTCAGCCTCTGGCGCGTGATGCAGCAATGCACGGAGCGTGGAATCGCCACGCAGGGCATACTGCCCGGTGGGCTCAACGTGCGGCGGCGGGCGCACAGGCTGGCGGAGCGGCTCAACAACCCCCAGGCTCCCGATCCGCTCGCCGCCATCGACTGGGTGACGCTCTACGCCATGGCCGTCAATGAAGAGAACGCCGCGGGTGGGCGCGTCGTAACGGCGCCGACGAACGGCGCGGCCGGGGTGATTCCGTCGATAGCCCACTACTACATGCGGTTCATCGAGGGTCCGGGCCAGAGCACGCAGGAGGAGAAGCAGGATGGGCTGATCCGGTTCTTCCTCACGGCGGCAGCCATCGGGATTCTCTACAAGGAGAATGCCAGCATCTCGGGGGCGGAGGTTGGATGCCAGGGCGAGGTCGGCGTGGCCTGCTCGATGGCTGCCGGAGGTCTTGTGGCCGCGCTGAATGGCACGAACGAGCAGGTCGAACACGCAGCCGAGATCGGCATGGAACACAACCTCGGAATGACGTGCGATCCCATCGGCGGCCTGGTGCAGATCCCGTGTATCGAACGGAACGGCATGGGCGCGGTAAAAGCCATCAACGCGGCGCGCATGGCGATGCACGAGACCGAAGGCCACAAACTCTCGCTCGACCAAGTGATCGCGACGATGTACCAGACGGGGCTGGACATGCAGTCGCGCTACAAGGAGACGTCGCTGGCAGGGCTTGCTCTCAACATTATCGAGTGTTGA
- a CDS encoding NAD(P)/FAD-dependent oxidoreductase, whose translation MRSSDFCIAGGGIIGLTLALELHRRGAEVTVVERDIPLKQASQAAAGMLAVRDPDNPPELLPLSELSIDLYPAFLDRIERLSGQRVPFQTTVTYQSVGHSSLRPAINLPTGLIPGDDGLSRLEEHSLDPRQLAPALLTAVRNTSVVILDHTTIESAPPAGCLISTLGPWGAPPAAPRKGQMLAVSVPASFGLDYVVRTEHIYIVPRLQGPRAGQAVIGATVEDAGFSTHTEPASLARLRGLAAAFLPAVADETDFPIVDHWAGLRPYTPDNLPMLGEIEAADPGSTKRFVATGHYRNGILLAPATAHVMAELLTGEVPSVDLCRFAPGRFGKA comes from the coding sequence ATGCGGTCTTCTGATTTCTGCATCGCGGGAGGGGGAATCATTGGTCTTACCCTCGCGCTTGAACTTCATCGTCGCGGCGCCGAGGTAACTGTCGTAGAACGCGACATCCCACTCAAGCAGGCCTCGCAGGCAGCTGCCGGCATGCTGGCCGTCCGTGATCCCGATAACCCTCCCGAGCTTCTTCCGCTCTCCGAGCTGAGCATCGATCTCTACCCTGCCTTCCTCGACCGGATCGAACGTCTTTCAGGGCAACGTGTTCCGTTCCAGACCACGGTCACGTATCAGTCAGTTGGTCATTCGTCCCTGAGGCCCGCGATCAATCTGCCCACGGGCCTCATCCCCGGCGACGACGGCCTTTCCCGGCTGGAGGAGCATTCGCTCGACCCGCGCCAACTTGCCCCGGCTCTGCTGACCGCTGTCCGCAACACGTCGGTCGTGATCCTCGACCACACGACCATCGAGTCGGCCCCACCCGCCGGCTGCCTGATCAGCACGCTTGGGCCATGGGGTGCGCCACCAGCGGCTCCTCGCAAGGGGCAGATGCTCGCTGTGAGCGTTCCCGCCTCGTTCGGCCTTGATTACGTTGTTCGAACCGAGCATATCTACATCGTTCCCCGCCTCCAGGGACCACGCGCCGGACAGGCTGTGATCGGAGCGACCGTGGAAGACGCCGGCTTCTCGACACACACGGAACCGGCCAGCCTGGCTCGCCTCCGCGGACTGGCTGCTGCCTTCCTCCCTGCGGTTGCTGATGAAACGGACTTTCCGATCGTCGATCACTGGGCAGGTCTGCGTCCCTACACGCCCGACAACCTTCCGATGCTCGGCGAGATCGAGGCGGCTGATCCCGGCAGTACAAAACGCTTCGTCGCGACCGGACACTACCGCAACGGGATCCTCCTCGCGCCCGCAACCGCTCATGTCATGGCCGAACTTCTTACGGGAGAGGTTCCTTCTGTCGACCTGTGTCGGTTCGCTCCGGGACGCTTTGGGAAGGCATAG
- a CDS encoding citrate synthase — translation MSTAVASKGLEGIVATTSSICWIDGDAGVLSYRGIDIHELASKSTFEETTYLLWEGKLPTASELASFSKELAEARELNPAVLDFLRSVPTTATPMEVLRTAVSLLSIYDADEKLSTHDANVRKSFRLTAQIAMIVAVFDRIRKGKPVVEADKSLSHAANFLWMLNGEKPSETATRALDIALILHADHELNASTFAARVIAATLADLHSAITGAIGALKGPLHGGANEATMRLLYAIDEAGADPVEYVRQMFIEKKKISGFGHRVYHTEDPRATHLRRMSEELGTAAGNTKWFDMSKKIEAFVKGEKKLNANVDFYSASTYTTLGIDIDLFTPIFAVSRISGWAAHVIEQHDDNRLIRPRADYTGPEYPAPYIPVDKR, via the coding sequence ATGTCCACTGCTGTCGCCTCTAAAGGTTTGGAAGGCATTGTTGCCACGACCTCGTCCATTTGCTGGATCGACGGTGACGCCGGTGTGCTCTCGTACCGCGGCATCGATATCCACGAGCTCGCAAGCAAATCGACCTTCGAAGAGACCACCTACCTGCTTTGGGAAGGTAAGCTGCCGACAGCCTCCGAGCTCGCCTCCTTCTCAAAGGAACTCGCGGAAGCTCGCGAGCTGAACCCCGCGGTCCTCGACTTTCTGCGCAGCGTGCCCACGACCGCGACTCCAATGGAGGTCCTCCGCACGGCCGTCTCGCTTCTGAGCATCTACGACGCCGATGAGAAGCTCTCCACGCATGATGCGAATGTTCGTAAGTCGTTCCGGCTCACTGCGCAGATCGCCATGATCGTTGCCGTGTTCGACCGCATCCGCAAGGGCAAGCCGGTCGTCGAAGCCGACAAGAGCCTCTCGCACGCAGCCAACTTCCTCTGGATGCTGAACGGCGAGAAGCCCTCCGAGACCGCGACCCGCGCGCTCGATATCGCGCTCATCCTCCACGCCGACCACGAACTGAACGCGAGCACCTTCGCCGCGCGCGTCATCGCCGCGACCCTCGCGGATCTGCACTCCGCCATTACGGGGGCCATCGGGGCTCTCAAAGGACCGCTGCACGGCGGAGCCAACGAGGCCACGATGCGCCTGCTCTATGCCATCGATGAAGCCGGAGCCGACCCGGTCGAGTATGTCCGGCAGATGTTTATCGAAAAGAAGAAAATCTCGGGCTTCGGCCACCGCGTTTACCATACCGAAGACCCCCGCGCGACCCACCTGCGCCGCATGTCGGAGGAGCTTGGAACCGCCGCCGGCAACACGAAGTGGTTCGACATGTCGAAGAAGATCGAAGCCTTCGTGAAGGGCGAAAAGAAGCTCAACGCCAACGTCGACTTCTACTCCGCGAGCACCTACACCACGCTTGGCATCGACATCGATCTCTTTACCCCGATCTTCGCCGTCAGCCGCATCTCCGGCTGGGCGGCCCACGTGATCGAGCAGCACGACGACAACCGCCTCATCCGCCCGCGCGCCGACTACACCGGCCCCGAGTACCCCGCACCCTACATTCCTGTCGATAAGCGCTAA